The DNA sequence GCTGAAGCCTTGCCCTACGTGGAAGGGAATGAAAGCCTTGCCCTTATGAAAAATGTAGGGCAAACCTTCAGGTTTGCCGATAGGGCGGTGAGAAAGGGACAATCCGGAAGGTAAAAAGATGCTATGGTGGATTCGCTCCGCTTAATCCACCACTGGATACTGGACATGAATGTGGACTTTTCAGATAGTCTCTTAGGTTTACCTGGTAAGGTATTAAAAGCCATTACCCTAATGATAAAGAGATTAGGTATTTGGGCGTATTGGCAAGGCTGAAGCCTTGCCCTACGTATCTATTCGCAAGTCCCTGCGGTGGGTTTTTGTTGTTATGATCTTGAGTTTGAACAGATTAAAATATGTTGAATTCGCGCCAGGCGTGAGAGAAATACCAAATGGTTTGGTTCTATCGGAGATATTTGAATCAAACCATTCTTCGCTGGTTCAATCGTCCTCGATTGAACCAGCGAAGGAACCGAAAAGCGAAGGAACCGAAAAGCGAAGGAACCGAAAAGCGAAGGAACCGAAAAGCGAAGGAACCGAAAAGCGAAGGAACCGAAAAGCGAAGGAACCGAAAAGCGAAGGAACCGTGAAAAAAGTAATACCATTATCACAGTTTATTATGAATAAAAAGAAACCTACAGGGAAAAAAGATAACAGCCTACGCCGGCGAGCTGAAGAAGTATTGGCTGGGAAAATCGAGAAGTTAAAAAAAATACCGTTTGATGATATCAAGAAACTTATCCATGAGCTGCAAGTATATCAAATTGAACTGGAAATGCAGAATGAAGAACTTCGGAAGGCGCAGTCCAAAATTGAAGAGTCCCGGAGTAAATATATAGACCTGTACGATTTTGCTCCTATAGGGTATTGTACGATGGATAAGAATGGGATAATTATTGAGGCGAATCTTACCCTGTCCAGCCTCCTGGGTGTTGAGAGAAAGTTATTACTCCGTAGGCCTTTTGCTTTTTTTGTTATGAATGGGTTTAAAGGCTATTTTTTTAGCCATCTGCAAAAGGTTTTTGCAAGTGATGACAAGCAGATGTGTGAATTGAACCTGATGGGAAAGAATGGTACACGAAATTCGGTATTTCTTGAAAGTATTGCTACCAGAGACAGTGAAGGAACGGCGTTCTGCCGGTCTGCCATCAGCAATGTTACTGATCGAAAGCAAGCGGAAGAAGCGCTGCGTATCAGTGAAAGCACGTATCGGTTGCTCCTGGAGAGCCTTCCCCAGAGAATATTCTATAAAGATAGGAATTTTGTTTATCAATCATGCAATATGAATTTAGCAAACGATTTGCATATTAAACCGGATGAAATTCGGGGAAAAACCGATTACGATCTCTATCCGATAGAATGCGCGATAAAATACCGTATGGTCGATACGAAAGTGATGAAGTCAGGAAAAGTCCATGAGACGGAAGAAACCTATACCAAAGATGGGAAAGAGTGCGTTATTCATATCGTAACGACCCCGGTAAGAGATGAAAAAGGGTATGTGGTGGGTATTTTAGGTATTTTCTGGGATATTACTGAAAAAATTGCCTTGCAGAAAGAGGCTGAGCACACCAGGCACTTAGCGGCATTGGGTGAATTGGCCGCGGGAGTGGGACATGAGATTAATAATCCAATAACCGGGATTATCAATTGCGCCCAGATATTGCTGAATAAGAGCAGTGAAGGGAGCAGGGAAAAGGATATTGCTGGTCGAATTAAAAAAGAAGGTGACCGCATAGCCATGATAGTCAACCGGCTCCTTATGTTTGCCTGGCCCCTGAATCAGGAGAAAAAGAGCAGGGTTAAGACCTATGATATTATAAAAGATACGCTGATTTTATCCGAGGCACAATTACGAAAAGAGGGTATTCATCTCAGGGTAAATATTCCTCAAAACCTGCCTGAATTATATGCCTACCCCCAGCAGATCGAACAGGTATTTCTCAATATTATCAGTAATGCCCGATATGCCCTGAACCAAAAATATCCGGAACACCATGATAATAAACTCCTCGAAATTACGGGTGAAGAGATAACGATAGATGGTCTTCGCTATGTCAGGATCACCTTTTACGATCACGGTACGGGTATACCTGCCGGGATAAAAGATAAGGTAATGACCCCCTTTTTTACCACAAAACCGAGAGGTATAGGAACGGGATTAGGGTTGAGCATAAGCCACGGTATTATCAATGACCACGGTGGCAAGCTTCTGATTGAGAGTGTGGATGGAAAATTTACCAAAGTTTTCATCATCCTTCCGGTGATATCTTAAGGTTGAAAGTCCGATGTAGGGCAAGGCTTTAGCCTTGCTTCCCCCGTCTAAACATGCACGGGGGGTAGCACCTTATCATAACAGACTCTCTCGTATGTGTCATTGCGAGGGGTATTTTCCCGAAGCAATCTCTTTTGAAATGTCCAGGGGATTGCTTCGGACACTACCCTCGCAATGACACAGACCCACGCAGTTGAACCGATACAAATCGTGTTATCATGAATTATATTGACAGGAAAGAAAGAGCACGGTGTGTGCATATTCCCCCCTAATCCCCCTTTAAAAAACGTGTCCTTACCCACATCTTTAAATACCACAAAGAGCACGAAGTACACGAAGAATAAGAGAGTTTCAAATCTCCATAAATTCTTTTTATGATCGATCCCTTCTTGAGGCGATGTGAGTGTGAGTGAGAAAACACTGACACTGACACTAAACAAAAAGCAACATACCCCTACCTCAATTGTAAAGGCGCAAAATCTTGCTTCTCTACGTCCTTCTTTCTTCGTGTACTTCGTGGTTTACCTTGCTTCTACCTTTGTTCTCTACCTAACTTGTGGGTAAGGATAAGTTTAAAAAAGGGGGAACGAGGGATTTCCCCCTTTTCTAAAGGGGGATTATAGGTGGCTTGTTATTCTTCACCATTTACCTAATTTTAGCTTGATGCATATGCCCCTAACCTCCCTTTAGAAAAAGGGGGGAAAGAAGGAAGGATTTCCTCTTGAGAAAAGTTTGCCTGATCAAACATATCAAACTTTTCTCCATTTCTAAAGGGAGACTAAGGGGAATTATGTATTTCCCCCTTTTCTAAAGGGGGATCAAGGGGGATTATGGGTGGTTTGTTATTCTTCACCGTTTTCCTATTTTAGCTTGACGTATAGGAATTTCAATTCTGTAGGGCAACCCTTCAGGGTTGCTATCCCCGTGCACATATTTAGGTGGGGCGGCAAGGCTAAAGCCTTGCCCTACATCTGACGAAGAGATAAAAGTTGCTGAAGGCCTGTTTTAATGCATAGGAATTTCAAACTAACTATGTAGTGGCAAGGCGTGCCTTGCCACTACTGTTATAAAAGTCGCCGAAGGCCTAATTGAATGCATATGGGGAATGAACCCACCCCTAACCCCTCCCAGGAGGGGAATAAAAAGTCCCCTCTCGGGAGGGGATTTAGGGGTGGGTAAATTAAGTAAATCGGGAGGGAACCCCACTCCTTAGTTCCACCCTGGAGGAGCAGGGGGCGGGTAAAAAAGAACTGTCGTTGGGTTTTGCCTTTTAAAACCCAACCTGATGTATAATAGAAACAACATTTTATACACAATTTTAATATCCAAGTGGTGGATTCGCTTCGCTTAATCCACCATAGCATCTGATAAGGTATTAAAAGCCATTACTCAATGATAAAGAAACTGGATATTTGGGCTTTTTGCAAGGCTGAAGCCTTGCCCTACGTGTTTGTTTGCAAGGTTGTTGGGAATGTGTTTTGCTTTGTAGTGATTTAGATACTTTAATTATTAACTTGCCTTTTGTACCATTTCAATACAAAATATATAAGGATATTCAGAGGATGATTATGAACAAATTTTGTCCTGGCACGTATTCAAAGGGGAAGCAAGGCTAAAGCCTTGCTCTAATGCTCC is a window from the Candidatus Jettenia sp. genome containing:
- a CDS encoding PAS domain-containing protein, giving the protein MNRLKYVEFAPGVREIPNGLVLSEIFESNHSSLVQSSSIEPAKEPKSEGTEKRRNRKAKEPKSEGTEKRRNRKAKEPKSEGTVKKVIPLSQFIMNKKKPTGKKDNSLRRRAEEVLAGKIEKLKKIPFDDIKKLIHELQVYQIELEMQNEELRKAQSKIEESRSKYIDLYDFAPIGYCTMDKNGIIIEANLTLSSLLGVERKLLLRRPFAFFVMNGFKGYFFSHLQKVFASDDKQMCELNLMGKNGTRNSVFLESIATRDSEGTAFCRSAISNVTDRKQAEEALRISESTYRLLLESLPQRIFYKDRNFVYQSCNMNLANDLHIKPDEIRGKTDYDLYPIECAIKYRMVDTKVMKSGKVHETEETYTKDGKECVIHIVTTPVRDEKGYVVGILGIFWDITEKIALQKEAEHTRHLAALGELAAGVGHEINNPITGIINCAQILLNKSSEGSREKDIAGRIKKEGDRIAMIVNRLLMFAWPLNQEKKSRVKTYDIIKDTLILSEAQLRKEGIHLRVNIPQNLPELYAYPQQIEQVFLNIISNARYALNQKYPEHHDNKLLEITGEEITIDGLRYVRITFYDHGTGIPAGIKDKVMTPFFTTKPRGIGTGLGLSISHGIINDHGGKLLIESVDGKFTKVFIILPVIS